The Bacillus thermozeamaize DNA window ACTACATGTTTGCCTTGTTGTTCGTGCTTTTTGACGTGGAGGCGCTGTTCCTGTTGCCATGGGCGGTCGCTTTTGACCAGTTGGGATTGTTTGCGTTCATCGAAGCCGTTCTGTTTGTCGTTCTGCTGTTCATCGGTTTGGTCTATGCCTGGAAGAAGAAGGTGTTAGAATGGGTTTAGAATTGGAACTGGAAGGGCTGGATCTGGAGGAGCTGCAGGCCGCTGAGGAGTTAAAGCGGAATGTTCTTTTTACGACCGTGGAACAGATCAAGGCGTGGGCGCGCAGCAACTCGATGTGGCCCTTGACGTTCGGCCTGGCCTGCTGCGCCATTGAGATGATGAACGCGGGCGCACCGCATTACGATTTGGACCGGTTCGGCGTGATCTTCCGGCCGTCGCCGCGACAGTCTGATTTGATGATCGTGGCCGGGACCGTGACGAAGAAGATGGGACCGCTGCTCCGGCGGCTGTACGATCAGATGCCGGAACCCAAGTATGTGATCGCGATGGGTTCCTGCGCCACGGCAGGCGGGCCCTATGTCCGTTCCTATGCGGTGGTCAAGGGCGTGGATCAGATTGTGCCGGTAGACGTGTATATTCCGGGCTGCCCTCCCAATCCGGCGGCGTTGATATACGGAATCAAGAAATTGCAGTATAAAATCCGCTACGAGGCGCGAACCGGAAAGAAGGTGACCGACGGATGAGCCGGGAAGAGGACACCAAGCGCGCACCGCAGCCGGAAGAAAAGGCGGAGCGGGCGCCGGCGGGACAAGAGGAAAAAGCGACAGCCGCCGCGGCGAATGAA harbors:
- a CDS encoding NADH dehydrogenase, with amino-acid sequence MGLELELEGLDLEELQAAEELKRNVLFTTVEQIKAWARSNSMWPLTFGLACCAIEMMNAGAPHYDLDRFGVIFRPSPRQSDLMIVAGTVTKKMGPLLRRLYDQMPEPKYVIAMGSCATAGGPYVRSYAVVKGVDQIVPVDVYIPGCPPNPAALIYGIKKLQYKIRYEARTGKKVTDG